One window of Acetomicrobium thermoterrenum DSM 13490 genomic DNA carries:
- a CDS encoding oxidoreductase, producing MSFADSIMKPATLGRIGVKNRIIRSATCMAGADEKTGNPTPKLIEKYKELAKGGVGLIITGHAYVNSNGKASPRQLSISSDDNISGLANLVSEAHGTGCPMIVQISHAGAFSITAEDGVALAPSDVKNPMTGRPCKGMTISEIHSLITDFAKAAQRAKVSNADGVQLHLAHGFLLTQFLSPIFNKRKDGYGGEDILKRARIVFEILEEIRYRTGEDFPLWVKISVTEGANEGYSSLEGIRLAQELARVKVDAIEVSGGTFYGDKNLSPSRTGIIAGKNEGYFAEEASAIRERVGKATQVILVGGLRSQESMVNLFDRGTAEAFSLSRPLIAEPDLVNRWASGDGEPAECISCNACSRTAKVGIVYCPVMRDAAEGIWAPPPEC from the coding sequence ATGTCATTTGCCGATAGCATCATGAAACCTGCCACGCTAGGACGGATTGGCGTAAAAAATAGAATTATTCGATCGGCCACTTGCATGGCAGGAGCAGACGAAAAAACGGGAAATCCAACTCCCAAATTAATCGAAAAATACAAGGAGTTGGCCAAAGGTGGCGTAGGACTCATTATAACGGGTCACGCTTACGTTAACTCCAACGGTAAGGCCTCTCCCCGCCAGCTGTCCATATCTTCCGACGATAACATCTCCGGACTCGCCAATCTCGTCAGCGAAGCTCATGGGACAGGATGCCCCATGATAGTTCAGATCTCACATGCCGGTGCCTTTAGCATTACAGCAGAAGACGGGGTTGCGCTTGCTCCCTCGGATGTCAAAAACCCAATGACGGGCCGTCCCTGCAAAGGGATGACCATATCCGAGATTCATTCGCTCATAACGGATTTCGCAAAGGCAGCCCAAAGAGCGAAGGTTTCTAATGCCGATGGGGTACAGCTTCACCTCGCTCACGGATTTCTTCTGACTCAATTTCTTTCCCCCATCTTCAACAAAAGGAAGGACGGATACGGAGGAGAGGATATCCTAAAAAGAGCGCGAATAGTTTTCGAGATCCTTGAGGAAATCAGATATCGCACCGGAGAAGATTTTCCTCTCTGGGTCAAGATATCGGTCACAGAGGGAGCTAACGAGGGTTACTCCAGCCTTGAGGGGATAAGGCTTGCCCAGGAACTGGCCAGGGTAAAAGTCGACGCCATTGAAGTTTCGGGCGGAACCTTCTACGGAGACAAAAACCTTTCGCCATCCCGTACGGGCATAATAGCCGGTAAAAACGAGGGCTATTTTGCAGAAGAAGCCAGCGCTATAAGGGAGCGGGTGGGCAAGGCCACCCAGGTAATATTGGTCGGCGGATTGAGATCCCAGGAAAGTATGGTCAATCTTTTTGATAGAGGTACGGCAGAGGCCTTCTCCTTGTCGAGGCCCCTCATAGCGGAACCGGATTTGGTGAATCGATGGGCCTCGGGAGACGGAGAGCCAGCCGAATGCATTTCTTGCAACGCCTGCTCCAGGACCGCCAAGGTCGGTATCGTTT